One Megalops cyprinoides isolate fMegCyp1 chromosome 23, fMegCyp1.pri, whole genome shotgun sequence genomic region harbors:
- the slc38a4 gene encoding sodium-coupled neutral amino acid transporter 4: MDRMELQKVNTQADDDSTDSLDDQLTEPIDSEKATINSQYCDEDDAESQKFLTNGILKKKKYEEYHEEYHPGHTSFGMSVFNLSNAIMGSGILGLSYAMANTGILLFVLLLLGVAILSLYSVHLLLVTAKEGGSLIYEKLGERAFGWPGKIAAFGSITLQNIGAMSSYLFIVKYELPEVIRAFLGLEEISGEWYLNGNYLVVLVSICIILPLSLLKNLGYLGYTSGFSLSCMVFFLGVLIYKKTQLPCPLPFFYHHSSNLTLNGSHLSPLALQNSTWVMGFSHAETGTHLDLPATVPVVGIHNDPDPHNHDDEDMCRPKYFVFNSQTAYTVPILAFAFVCHPEVLPIYSELKDRSRRKMQNVSNLSVLAMLIMYMLSALFGYLTFYENVEAELLHTFTKVYKFDTLLLLVRLAVLTAVTLTVPIVLFPIRSSIMTLVFSNQEFSWIRHFLLAAAILVFNNLLVIFVPTIRDIFGFIGSSAATMLIFILPAAFYLRLSPGPMRSPPKISAAVFLAVGVVFMIGSLSLIVLDWIHNPPGSGSH, translated from the exons TCAATACTGTGATGAAGATGATGCTGAGAGTCAGAAGTTTCTCACAAATGGaattctgaagaaaaagaagtATGAAGAATACCATGAAGAATAT CACCCGGGACACACCTCCTTTGGGATGTCCGTATTCAACCTGAGCAATGCCATCATGGGCAGTGGCATTCTGGGACTGTCCTACGCCATGGCCAACACTGGCATCCTGCTGTTCGT GCTCCTTCTCCTGGGTGTGGCAATATTGTCCCTGTATTCTGTGCATCTGCTGCTAGTGACTGCTAAGGAGGGCG GGTCACTGATATACGAGaagctgggagagagagcttTTGGGTGGCCTGGAAAAATTGCTGCATTTGGGTCCATAACGCTGCAGAATATTGGAG CCATGTCCAGCTACCTCTTCATTGTGAAGTACGAGCTGCCCGAAGTCATTCGAGCATTTCTGGGCCTGGAAGAGATCTCTGG TGAGTGGTACCTGAATGGAAACTACCTGGTGGTGCTGGTTTCCATTTGCATCATCCTGCCACTGTCTCTCTTAAAAAACCTTG GTTATCTCGGCTACACCAGTGGTTTCTCCTTGTCCTGCATGGTCTTCTTCCTGGGAGTG TTGATCTATAAGAAGACGCAGCTGCCATGCCCGCTTCCCTTTTTCTACCACCACTCCTCCAACCTCACACTGAATGGCTCCCATCTCTCACCGCTCGCACTCCAGAACAGCACATGGGTGATGGGCTTCTCTCACGCGGAAACAGGCACCCACCTGGACCTGCCAGCTACTGTGCCGGTCGTAGGCATCCATAACGATCCTGATCCTCATAACCATGATGACGAGGACATGTGCCGGCCCAAATACTTTGTGTTCAACTCACAG ACAGCGTACACTGTCCCCATTCTGGCATTTGCCTTCGTGTGCCATCCAGAGGTCCTGCCCATCTACAGCGAGCTGAAAGA TCGCTCTCGGCGGAAGATGCAGAACGTCTCCAACCTGTCAGTCCTTGCCATGCTGATAATGTACATGCTGTCAGCCTTGTTTGGATACCTCACCTTCTATG AAAATGTGGAAGCAGAGCTTCTGCACACCTTCACCAAGGTGTATAAATttgacacactgctgctcctggtGCGCCTGGCGGTGCTAACAGCTGTCACACTCACAGTCCCAATCGTGCTCTTCCCT ATTCGATCCTCCATCATGACTCTAGTGTTCAGTAACCAAGAATTCAGCTGGATTCGGCACTTCCTCCTTGCTGCTGCTATCCTCGTCTTTAACAACCTGCTGGTGATATTCGTCCCAACCATTCGCGATATCTTTGGTTTCATTG GGTCGTCTGCTGCCACCATGCTGATCTTCATCCTGCCGGCAGCCTTCTACCTGCGGCTCAGCCCTGGTCCTATGCGTTCACCCCCAAAAATCTCC GCTGCAGTGTTCTTGGCTGTGGGAGTGGTCTTCATGATCGGAAGCCTTTCACTGATTGTCCTGGACTGGATTCACAACCCTCCTGGCTCCGGGAGTCACTAG